A single genomic interval of Osmia lignaria lignaria isolate PbOS001 chromosome 9, iyOsmLign1, whole genome shotgun sequence harbors:
- the Tango6 gene encoding transport and golgi organization 6: MDHYEVLFQLTTIDKSDDEGAEDFNTRLQQILQKVQPMLTQHDTKFITNSIRYQYVWTIIHELLNIKASNSVNDESLFSVKQFKALKVSIELITAMGIFPGLLPGVGINMAKLCPRVTQLPEEKLSVSHKYERLQFSVRSLMELYNDLTFRPAILAQIGPLLAALLQVCYAPLMKPKTSESSKQKNTSETEFEMTEELYNKLKNDQEYFTRLFNKFLSECPVSTSMRELMVILGVPEAPAWLRFRTRQHLVQLLMQPNGVISLVAAVCEDVLDLGEHWNKLDTVSRLIVVPPPKNSDKYYESICSQLLNILTSTQVKHAAAIAICCITALYEYNREIFDKNIMDVICDPLIVNANSVPKSESEVEKCIESLTKCFTTIETKLPVRFLMKVALPLFCLYNNVRQSACVLKYKIKQLILHLLYEDSLRDDLFADFLGHGSTKDFGKHLASKFGPTGGIEITGIDETLKYEEFADTLLDLTSTTKQLSNKLFHYLLKFLAQLMLSKYRKKSEKLLRTEDDVVEEIGKQLAAVKLLSNLADISTVQETQLEHPHELFCFVETLFNSYIKYTSNMSKENDCEILCMGLMLIKLIINERKQGLDWEMFKSFVESLDKFSRSKIPKQLASLTKEVIELIKTQDRLKQKHYQDLSVDYKSSDKFEEALKDLTDSLLPVRAHGLMTLTKLIENADSCTINRREIILQLFKENLKHEDSFIYLTAINGLCTFAVAYPQIVIETLVQEYIDMPQRISIGELTAETRMKLGEILVKVTRGLGEMVSVYKNLLINGFLCATRDPDSLVRSSSLSCLGELCKVLGFRLGDTVLEVMYCITCIIKSDKAPECRRAAVMTSTLLLRGIGKDTLTTLGKDLVDLYRGLKYLRDNDQDPVLRLHAHLALEELNCIVQDFLFSPPKLEKKILLLNSS; this comes from the exons ATGGATCACTATGAAGTATTATTTCAGTTGACAACAATTGATAAAAGTGACGATG AAGGAGCTGAAGATTTTAATACTAGATTGcaacaaattttacaaaaagtACAACCAATGTTAACACAACATGACacaaaatttataacaaacagTATTAg GTATCAATATGTATGGACAATTATTCATGAGTTACTAAATATAAAAGCATCCAATTCTGTAAATGATGAATCCTTATTTAGTGTTAAACAATTTAAAGCTTTAAAAGTTTCTATTGAATTGATAACTGCAATGGGAATTTTTCCTGGACTTTTACCTGGTGTTGGAATCAATATGGCTAAATTATGTCCTAGAGTTACACAGCTACCTGAAGAAAAATTATCAGTTTCACAT aaATATGAAAGACTACAATTCTCAGTTCGTTCTCTCATGGAATTGTACAATGACCTTACGTTTCGTCCAGCAATACTTGCACAGATAGGTCCTCTACTGGCTGCGCTTTTACAAGTGTGTTATGCTCCATTGATGAAACCTAAAACATCTGAATCAAGCAAACAGAAAAATACAAGTGAAACGGAATTCGAAATGACGGAAGAATTATATAATAAACTAAAAAACGATCAAGAATATTTCACTCgtttgtttaacaaatttttaagcgAATGTCCGGTATCTACGAGTATGAGAGAATTGATGGTAATTCTCGGTGTGCCAGAAGCACCAGCCTGGCTCCGTTTTCGAACTCGTCAACATTTAGTGCAGCTACTTATGCAACCTAATGGAGTTATTTCGCTTGTAGCTGCTGTTTGTGAAGATGTCTTGGATCTTGGAGAACATTGGAATAAACTGGATACTGTTTCCAGATTAATAGTTGTACCACCTCCAAAAAATTCAGATAAATATTACGAATCTATATGTTCACAA TTACTGAACATTTTAACATCTACTCAGGTAAAACATGCAGCAGCAATAGCAATTTGTTGTATCACTGCACTTTATGAATATAATCGGGagatttttgataaaaatattatggatGTAATATGTGATCCACTGATCGTAAATGCAAATAGTGTACCAAAGAGTGAGAGCGAAGTGGAGAAATGTATAGAAAGTTTAACAAAATGTTTCACAACAATAGAAACTAAATTACCTGTGAGATTTTTAATGAAAGTAGCTCTTCCATTATTTTGTTTGTATAACAATGTCAGACAAAGTGCTTGCgtgttgaaatataaaattaaacaacTTATATTACACCTTTTGTATGAAGACTCATTAAGAGATGATTTATTTGCTGACTTTCTTGGACACGGTTCAACAAAAGATTTTGGAAAGCATTTGGCATCAAAATTTGGGCCAACAGGTGGAATTGAAATTACGGGAATAGATGAGACTCTTAAATACGAAGAATTTGCAGATACTTTATTGGATTTAACATCCACCACTAAACAAttatcaaataaattatttcactaTTTATTAAAGTTTTTAGCACAGCTTATGCTATCGAAATACAGAAAGAAATCTGAAAAATTACTACGAACAGAGGATGATGTAGTGGAAGAAATTGGGAAACAATTGGCTGCTGTAAAACTTTTATCGAACTTAGCTGATATATCTACTGTGCAAGAAACACAATTAGAACATCCACACGAATTATTTTGCTTTGTAGAAACATTATTTAATAGCTACATCAAATATACAAGTAATATGTCGAAAGAAAATGATTGTGAAATTTTATGTATGGGTTTGATGCTAATAAAACTGatcataaatgaaagaaaacagGGGTTAGATTGGGAAATGTTTAAAAGTTTTGTAGAATCTTTAGACAAATTTTCTCGTTCAAAGATTCCAAAACAGTTGGCGTCATTAACGAAAGAAGTAATTGAATTGATTAAGACTCAAGATCGATTGAAACAAAAACATTATCAAGATTTATCAGTGGATTATAAATCATCAGATAAGTTTGAAGAAGCGCTTAAGGACCTTACGGATTCACTCCTCCCTGTTCGTGCCCATGGACTTATGACTCTTACAAAATTGATAGAAAATGCGGACTCGTGTACTATTAACAgaagagaaattattttacagctATTTAAA GAAAATTTGAAACATGAAGATTCATTTATATATCTAACAGCAATTAATGGATTATGTACTTTTGCTGTTGCATATCCACAGATTGTTATAGAAACATTGGTGCAGGAATACATCGATATGCCTCAACGTATCTCAATAGGAGAATTAACAGCAGAAACTAGGATGAAATTAGGAGAAATACTTGTAAAAGTAACGCGAGGTTTAG GTGAGATGGTATCAGTCTATAAAAATCTGTTAATAAATGGATTCTTGTGCGCTACACGCGATCCAGATTCCTTAGTACGTTCGTCCAGTCTTTCTTGTTTAGGAGAATTGTGTAAAGTACTAGGTTTCCGACTGGGAGATACTGTTCTTGAG GTAATGTACTGCATCACTTGCATTATAAAATCAGATAAAGCACCTGAATGTCGGCGAGCTGCAGTTATGACCAGTACTCTGTTACTTCGAGGTATTGGAAAGGATACATTAACTACCCTTGGGAAGGATTTGGTAGATCTGTATCGCGGGCTGAAATATTTACGAGATAATGATCAAGACCCTGTGCTGCGTTTGCATGCACATTTGGCCTTGGAAGAATTAAATTGTATCGTACAAGACTTTTTGTTTTCACCTCCAAAActtgagaaaaaaatattactgTTAAATTCGTCATAA
- the LOC117607608 gene encoding ras-like GTP-binding protein RhoL isoform X2 produces MLITYTTNEFPSEYVPTVFDNYAGTIYIDGQEFDMTLWDTAGQEDYERIRPLSYPNTDCFLICFSVNSHTSYENVANKWHPEIKHHCPNTPIVLVGTKGDLRNVENVDTITLKECKKMKKKIKAYKYVECSALKRENLEEVFVEAIRAVLKKPSNKLCCTF; encoded by the exons ATGCTTATTACATACACAACAAATGAATTTCCTTCCGAGTATGTACCTACTGT TTTTGATAACTATGCAGGGACAATATATATAGATGGACAAGAATTTGATATGACTTTATGGGACACTGCAGGTCAAGAAGATTATGAGAGAATTAGGCCTTTATCTTACCCAAAT acagattGCTTTTTGATCTGCTTTTCCGTGAATTCTCATACTTCTTATGAGAATGTTGCAAACAAATGGCATCCAGAAATCAAACATCACTGTCCAAACACACCTATAGTTCTTGTTG GTACTAAAGGAGACCTCAGAAATGTAGAAAATGTGGATACAATTACCCTtaaagaatgcaaaaaaatgaaaaagaaaataaaagcttACAAATATGTTGAATGTTCAGCTTTGAAACGTGAAAATTTGGAAGAAGTGTTCGTGGAAGCCATTAGGGCAGTACTGAAAAAACCATCGAATAAACTATGTTGCAcgttttga
- the Cbp20 gene encoding cap binding protein 20 codes for MAAIKTNPSSSPSVELSSYRDQHFKGSRAEQDRLLRNSTTLYVGNLSFYTTEEQIYELFSKCGDIRRIIMGLDKYKKTPCGFCFVEYYQRGDAENCMRYINGTRLDDRIIRTDWDAGFIEGRQYGRGKTGGQVRDEYRSDFDSGRGGYGKIIQQKVTPLSDGAFGR; via the exons atggcaGCAATAAAGACAAATCCATCAAGTTCACCTTCTGTTGAATTAAGTTCATATCGTGATCAACATTTTAAG GGTTCAAGGGCTGAACAGGACAGGCTATTGAGAAATTCTACAACTTTATATGTTGGAAATCTCTCTTTTTACACTACAGAAGAACAAATATATGAACTATTTTCCAAATGTGGTGATATTAGGAGAATTATAATGGGCCtagataaatataaaaagacTCCTTGTGGTTTTTGTTTTGTGGAATATTATCAAAGAGGCGATGCTGAAAATTGTATGCGATATATTAATGGAACGCGTTTGGATGACAGGATTATTAGAACAGATTGGGACGCTGGTTTTATTGAAGGCAGACAGTATGGAAGAGGAAAAACTGGAGGAcaa GTAAGGGACGAGTATAGATCAGACTTTGATAGTGGACGGGGTGGTTATGGTAAGATAATACAACAGAAAGTTACGCCTCTTTCGGATGGAGCATTTGGACGTTGA
- the LOC117607550 gene encoding uncharacterized protein LOC117607550, with amino-acid sequence MSDQLQTSNNVQESAVSNSQASSSCSIKRKCYKLFFSCFKNPYKGKSKEGTTNYDSNNYDYIVEKLVIKRVPFIFSGILTNASEIRNDNFIKGIQKPLIKMNTSETQSILYCSEDLNENTIPVAIVNKSMKVDSNTVISNEINNKLTLSTNYDARIIELINTLTSLHPDLKECEKWIKDPCCSNIHTPKSILARNTEQITPINNKEFGDAKSIIKSKNKQKIYYSKQRTYLNEFQDNDKEPFIQSDQGIFHSLKSLTTFFDPNQLNRENSNEKLKQIKSNSQHNQLALKNESKVLGESIINNNNTLDTALRWKITVKHFKSQ; translated from the exons atgAGTGATCAGTTACAAACTTCTAATAATGTGCAAGAAAGTGCAGTGTCTAATTCACAAGCAAGTTCTAGCTGcagtattaaaagaaaatgttataaattatttttcagctGTTTTAAAAATCCATATAAAGGAAAATCTAAAGAAGGCACTACAAATTATGATTCTAACAATTATGATTATATTGTTGAAAaacttgttattaaacgtgTGCCTTTTATCTTTTCTGGAATACTTACAAATGCATCAGAAATTagaaatgataattttattaaaggTATTCAAAAaccattaataaaaatgaatacttCAGAAACTCAATCAATATTATATTGTTCTgaagatttaaatgaaaatacaataCCTGTAGCAATTGTTAATAAATCTATGAAGGTTGATTCAAATACAGTTATATCAAATGAAATAAACAACAAACTTACATTATCTACTAATTACGATGCTAGGATAATCGAACTAATAAATACTTTGACTAGTTTACATCCAGACTTGAAAGAATGCGAAAAATGGATTAAAGATCCTTGTTGTTCAAACATACATACACCTAAAAGTATTTTGGCTAGAAATACTGAACAAATTACTCCAATTAACAATAAAG aaTTTGGAGATGCAAAATCtataataaaatcaaaaaataagcagaaaatttattattcaaaacaACGTACATATCTCAATGAATTTCAAGACAATGATAAAGAACCATTTATTCAATCCgatcaaggtatatttcatAGCCTTAAAAGTTTAACAACGTTTTTTGACCCAAATCAATTGAATAGAGAAAATTCTAATGAAAAGCTTAaacaaattaaaagtaattccCAACATAATCAACTTGCTTTGAAAAATGAATCTAAAGTACTAGGTGAAAGtatcataaataataataatacattagATACAGCGTTAAGATGGAAAATTACTGTAAAGCATTTTAAATCccaataa
- the LOC117607608 gene encoding ras-like GTP-binding protein RhoL isoform X1 gives MCNNNKENKKTLSRHRPIKVTTIGDGTVGKTCMLITYTTNEFPSEYVPTVFDNYAGTIYIDGQEFDMTLWDTAGQEDYERIRPLSYPNTDCFLICFSVNSHTSYENVANKWHPEIKHHCPNTPIVLVGTKGDLRNVENVDTITLKECKKMKKKIKAYKYVECSALKRENLEEVFVEAIRAVLKKPSNKLCCTF, from the exons ATGTGCAATAACAATAaag aaaataaaaaaacactTTCCCGACATAGACCAATTAAAGTCACTACAATTGGTGATGGTACAGTAGGAAAAACATGTATGCTTATTACATACACAACAAATGAATTTCCTTCCGAGTATGTACCTACTGT TTTTGATAACTATGCAGGGACAATATATATAGATGGACAAGAATTTGATATGACTTTATGGGACACTGCAGGTCAAGAAGATTATGAGAGAATTAGGCCTTTATCTTACCCAAAT acagattGCTTTTTGATCTGCTTTTCCGTGAATTCTCATACTTCTTATGAGAATGTTGCAAACAAATGGCATCCAGAAATCAAACATCACTGTCCAAACACACCTATAGTTCTTGTTG GTACTAAAGGAGACCTCAGAAATGTAGAAAATGTGGATACAATTACCCTtaaagaatgcaaaaaaatgaaaaagaaaataaaagcttACAAATATGTTGAATGTTCAGCTTTGAAACGTGAAAATTTGGAAGAAGTGTTCGTGGAAGCCATTAGGGCAGTACTGAAAAAACCATCGAATAAACTATGTTGCAcgttttga